The following DNA comes from Castanea sativa cultivar Marrone di Chiusa Pesio chromosome 10, ASM4071231v1.
gtgAGTTTTAGctaattcaattaataaagtttttttttttttgtaaaataaaaattcaatgataataaagaacaattattatgaactaaatgtcataagttaaaatctattgtatttaaaaataaataaatagagttaCACCAAATGCTCTATGGAGTTCCATCTCACTACATATAGTATGAAACTTGCATAGCGGAGTAGGATTAATTAATGGTAATTGGCATTTGATTTACTTTAATTATTCTTAGGTACAGCTGCTGAACATCTTTTTATATTAGTATCTGACAATGTCACTGAGTTCCATGCGGAAAAGCTGCAACGGAAAATTTAATGGTAATAAATAAATGCCTAAACAAAAAGGCCGGCCTTCTTGATTACTTAATCAGGTGCTTGTTTTTCAAAGCACTTTTTCTATCGGatacaattttttcaaactaatgcacattttttttaataagccaCTTTAGCAAGTTGACAAAAAGTTTTCTCCCTAATAAGCTTTCTCTGTGCAAAAACATTCCTGaatcttgattttcttttggcCTTTGGGCAGTAGATAATTGAGTTTGGACTTAtagttgttttatttgtttaaacgccaaaaaagatttagaaatttgtatgaaatttgatatgcatattataaatataaagtaGTCAACTACGACTTCTATTTAGTGCTCGTGTGTATACAAAATTAACATGTGGCTGATTTAGGACTTGCATGGTGCTCGCATCTTCTCCGATCACAAGAACAACAAAAGTAAGCCACACCCAAtataatgaatatataaataaatagtgaactttttttgagaaacaaataaacatgaaCTAAGCGAaggttttataaaattaatttgataaaaaatatattaggtAGTATAATATACTAGGTACAACTAAaactctattattattattgaagagtaaataaattttttttttaaacaagagtacataatttaaattagaaggttttttttgtttttgtttttttgtttcaacaagtggaaaggaaaattaaattcaaaccctCTTTAATATCCTATCCATCCCAAATTGTTTGGCCTATATTCCATTTTAGAAtatcccaaaataaaattttctttctaaaattaaCATATAAAATTCCTAATATGTCccttactttatttaaaaatttaacgcTCCTTTTTCACTAAAGGTTAAATTAATGAGGATAGTTttaaaaagagtaatgctacagtcaTATTAAATGAtgtttctttaaaatatttttgaaacaaGTCAAACAAATTGGGAaggaaaaaatagtttttttttttttttagggggaaaaGACTGAACTTTATTAATGTAAATGAGCTAAATCAGCTTGTACAATAGACTGAATGTGTGGtagaacatcctccatccacactAAAAAATCTGATATGCTTAAAACATATTTCGCCAGATTATGAGCTACAGCATTGTCATCTCTTTTCGTATGAGAATGTagcaataattcaaaattttaggaaaaccTCCTAACATCCTCAAGCAGTAAACCCGAAGGTGTTAAGGACTCTGTTTTATCCCGCAAAGCTTGTATTACCTCCAATGAATCTCCCTAAAAAATAATGCGCCGAAAACCAAGGTCTGTTGCAAACAGGGGCAGAGCCAGGGGGTCGAGGGGGGCACTTCCCCCCCGGcccgccaaaaaaaaattaggtactTAAGAGATATCCTAATTTTGCATTGTgatggtttcatttttttttcttcagtccTAAACGTATAGAGTACATGAAGAAAACTTGATCTAAACTCCAGGAATGAGACCAACACTCTTGTGACTACTGGGTATTAAATTCTTTGAAAATTGAGCTATATTGTCCTTGTGTTACacgtctgtttttttttttttttttcctttagtgCAACATGTCTTAGTCTCTTAGGGTATTAATATCGGTTAGCAGGTAGGCTATGATATGCAGTTCTATAGTATACTCTATTTTTTAAGAAGTAATAGTATtattctattcttttattttaaattatgtaggtcttattacattaaaatatcactaaaatatgtgtattttttttttttatatcgaCTAATATACATATACATGTCCTAATGAATGTTCATAGTGTATATAAATTTTGCCCCCCTTAAAGTCAAATTCTGGCTTCGCCACTGGTTGCAAATGATAGGGCCGTGGCTGCTGCCAAAGACTCAATCTCCGCTGCATTGTATGATTGGTGTTTCTTCTTCGTGCATGAGGCTAGGACCATGCCATTGACATCTCGAACAACCACCCCTATACCagattctttcttctttgagcACGTCGCACCATCGAAATTAATTTTAACCACATCCATTGGAGGAGGAAGCCAGTGGCTTTGAGTTGAAAGAACACCCCTTCACCTCTAAGACTCCCTCCCTTGTATTGACCTGTGAAAATCAATCAAGCTGGTTTTTGCAGCGTAAGCTACCTAATGAAGATCACTGGAAGAGTCTTGTACCCAAGCCCGATTCCTTTGGTTCCAAACTGCCCATGCCGTGATTGCAAAGAGATCCAGTTGCTTACCCTTTATTATTATCCATGAAACCAGGCCTTGAAAGTCCACAAAACCGGTGGAATTTCGAAAATCCCACATTGAGTGGTCTGCCCAGACGGTGTCAAGCTTAGTACAAGTCCACAATGCATGAAGAGGGTCTTCAACTTCAGTTTGGCAACGCTCACATATAGAATCACCAATGATTGTTTGTCTCAACAATGCATGTTTCGTCGGCATGGCATTTTGGCAGGCCCTCCATATGAACATTTTAACCTTATGCGGAACTTTCATCGACCAAATTTCGTTCCATACATGTTTATCTCAAAGAGGTGGAACCTGGTTTGTGACTTCCATTTCAGCTTCTTCTTTGAGGAATCGGTAACCTGATTTGCATGTGTAGACTCCATTTTTGGTGTACGGCTAGAATAGCACATCCTCGGCTTCAAAGTGACCCAGTGGCACTGACTTGACTAACTCTGCATCTTCCTCCGCGAATAAACCATCCACCAAATCTGCCTTCCATTGCCTCGTGGTTTGATCAATCAAGCAGGACACATTTGAGTTTTCAAAGTCTTGTATGGGGCAAATGGGAAGATATGGTGGGTGTTTTGTTGGTAACCATCGCTACTACCATATATTAATTTTCTCCCCATTTCCAACCCTCCATCTAGCTCCTCTTTgaataatatccctacctctaaGGATACTCTTCCATGCATAGGATCCCATTCTTGAGTTGGCAGCTTCCATGATTGTAGTATTTGGGAAAAAACGGGCCTTAAATACCTTGTAGAATAGAGATGTTTTGTTGTGCAATAGTCGCCACGCTTGCTTTGCTAGTAGAGAGTCATTGTACATAGCTAAATCGCTAAAACCCATTCCACCCACTGTTTTGGATTTTGTCATTTCCTCCCACTTAATCCAATGAATCTTTCTATGGTTACCACATTGACCCCAccgaaattttttaattaagactTCAATTTCATGACACAAGCCAACGGGTATTTTAAAACAACCCATTGTGTAGGTGGGGATAGCTTGTATGACTAATTTCAGTAGCACTTCCCTACCTGCTTCAGAGAGCAATTTACCTTCCCATCCTTGTAACTTTCTCCATATTTTCTCTTTGATGTAGTTGAAGCTTACTTTTTCCCCTTTGCCCACAAAGGAAGGGAGACCCAAGTACCTCTCATACTGCATGATCTCCGGAACACCAATAGCCACCTTTATTTCATGTCTCATTTCTCTTGGGGTGCATTTGCTAAAGAATAAGGccgttttatttttattaactttttgcCCCGATGCCTGCTCATACATATTCAAAATCTCCAAAACCTTTTCACATTCTTCTATAGTTGCCCTGCAAAAGAGAagactatcatctgcaaaaagtAGATGGGTTAGTTTGGGCCCTCTCCTACATAGTGAAAAACCATGTATTTCTCCATTATTTTCTGCTCTCTTGATTAGCTCATTTAGGCCTTTAGTACAtagtaagaaaagaaaggtgaTAGTGGGTCACCTTGTCTTATCCCATGGGTAGGCCGGATCATACCACAAGACTCTCCATTCACCAACACCgaatatgaaacaatttttaCACACCCCATTATCAATTGGACCCACCTTTCATTGAACCCCATTTGTCTCATCAATTTTTCCAAGAAACCTCACTCTACTCGATCATAAGCCTTACTCATATCCAATTTTATCGCCATAAAACCATGAGTAGtagacttaaaattttgcaaactaTGAAGGGTCTCAAAAGCAACAAGGATATTATCTGAAATTAATCTATCTTTTGTAAATGCTGATTGGTGCTCAGTGATAATAGAGggtaataattttttcaactgGTTGGCCAAAACTTTGGAGTAAATTTTGTATAGCACATTACAAAGACTAATGTGGCGAAATTGGTGAGCATATTCTAGcttatttgtttttggtatGAGAGTGATAAAAGTGTGGTTAAGGGGGGATGGTAGAGTACATGAATTCAACCATGTCAAGATGGAGGTAGTGACATCCTTCCTTACGGTGCCCCAAAAATGCTGGTAAAAAAGGGGGGGCATTCCATCTGGCCCAGGAGCTTTAAGTGGTGCCATATGCTGTAGAGCTTTCTCCACTTCTTTCTCATCAAATTCTTGGCTTAGGGTGGCATTCATCTCATCATCGATAATAGGAGGTACACATGATAATACATGTTGGGGCATAATGTGCTCAATTGAGGTaaatagatttttgaaataatttacCAAAACTGTGGAAATATCAATTGGTTGGTCCCTCCATCTATCCTCCTCATCTCTAATTTCCTCAATCAGATTTTTCCTATATCTCCTTGTAGCACAACTATGAAAATATTTGGTATTTCTATCCCCTTGCCCTGCCCATAGTACCCTTGATCTTTGGGCCCACATAATGGCTTCTCTCTCCAACAACACCTCAATCTTCCTTCTTAACTGCCTAACTCGATAGTTGTTGCCACTAACCATAGCTTCAGATTCGGCCTTAGCTAAGTTTTTCTTCAACTGGTCCAAATCCTTCCTCACATTACCAAAGACATTTTTGTTCCACCAACACAAATCTTTCCCACACTTTTCTACTTTAGCTAGAATAGCGCCTTCAGACCCGAAATCACCCACACTAGTCCATGTAGCCTGCACCACCTCCTCACATCCCAAATGTGATAGCCACATCTCTTCAAATCGAAATAGTTTTTTCCAAGTAGGTGGATCAATTCCCGAAAAAACAATATGGAGAGGGTTGTGATCTGAAGAGTCGCATCTGAGATTATACACTTTTGTTCCTGAAAACTTCAAAAACCAACTATCAGTTGCCAAACATCTATCTAATCTTTCCCATATTGAACTCCCATTTTCGAAGTGTCTACTCCAAGTATATTTTGGACCCACAAAGCCCAAATCCATAAAGCCACACTCTTCAATCACATCTCTGAACAGTTGCATCTTGTTATGGGATCAAGGTGCTCCTTACAATTTTTCATCTTGGCGAACAGTTTCATTAAAATCGCCACAACATAGCCATGGCCTCTCTAGACTTGAATTCAAACTCCTAAGCTTATCCCATGCTTCAAACCGTCTTGCTGTTTCAGGTTCACCATAGAAACCTGTGAAAATCCATTCACTTTCCAAACCTTTGTCAATAACAgcatgaataaaatttttatctgaTCCTTCTATAGTCAAATTGATCGATGATTTCCAGTAAAGAACCAGTCCACCACTGTGCCCCACTTTTGGTACTACCCATCGATGATCAAAATTGATACTATTCTGAACGAACACTAGCCTTGCTTCATCTGTAAGTGTTTCGGCTAAAAACACTACAGAGGGATCTTTTACTCGTATTAATTCCATGAGCTCTCTTCATGTACGtaggttcccaagcccacgacAGTTCCATACTAGGAAACTCATTACTGTTGGCAGGGCTGACTTTCAGCCTCCACCAATAAAGAAATTGTTTGCTCATCAACATGATATACTTGAATGCATTTCGAAGGCACCCCAAGTTGACAATCTGTTTCATCAGTTGTTCTTTTTTGCCCTGAAATTTTCTGCCTTGATACTAATCCCATTGAGCTGTCCGGTCTGTTTCTGTGTGTCCATCTATGAGTGCTGCGTTCTTTCACTGGAATTGGTGAAGCCCTAGAAGAATCTTGATCAGCATGTGATTTGTTAAGTTGTGGATTAGTGTCTTTTAAGTGATCACGTGAGCTAGAATCCTTGATTAATTCAGCTGCTGAGTCACACTCCTTTTCCATACAAAACTCTTCATCAATATTTCCTTGCATTGTATGGACATCATTACGGCTCTTAAATGCTGCTTCAATCACATGATTAGCTGGATATGATTGAGGATTTTCAGTTTCAGTCGAGCTATTAACTCCAGAGAATCCGTTGCACATTAATGGAGAGTTAAAGTGCTCCACATAACGTTCGTCATCGTTGCATGCTTGCTCCTGCCCTGATCCTCTCCCTTGCTTCGACGGCTTGCTTGAAGTTTGGCCTGCCGAGGTGTTAGTGCTTGCTTTCTTCTTCTCGACATAATACCCAGGGACCTTGATAACAGTCCTCTTTGAAGGAAAAAACGGTGGTGCTCTCAGCTGTGGACCGAATTCCCTTTGATCAATTCTCAAAGTCTCTTCGCTCTCAATCCAAATATCGCAATCCCTATCGTCGTGAGTTAGCCAACCACACCAGTAGCAAATATTGGGCAATCTTTCATATTTGAAAgaaacccaaatctcttttccATCATGCAGTGATATAAGGCGACCACGACACAATGGTAGAGATATATCAATGGACACCTGTAGACGAATGAAATTACCAGAATCAAACAATCTAGCTTCCTTTGGCTGAAACACCTGGCCTATAACCTCACATATTTTGATCCCCACTTCCATGCTCATGTACTTGACTGGAAGTCCATGCACTTGCACCCATATGGTCATCCTCTCAAACCTGATTTCATTCAAAGGTTTATCACCTTCATAACGTTCCATAACTATCAAGTGTTTGTCAAAACTCCATGGTTCACTGCTAAGAATTCTTTTCACATCCTCCTTGTTATCAAAAGTGAACAAATTTTTATGGTCGTCAAACTTCTGAATCTTGAAACCACTCCTAGCTCTCCATAAGGGTGTGAAAGTTTTAGCTATTACATCCACACTGAGAGCTCTCCTTGTCAAGAATTTTGCAGCAATGGAAAAATCCTTAACACCATCATCGTGCATGAGACTACACCCCGGCCCTTCTCTCTCGGAGAGGGTAAGGCTGTTCCAAGAGTTTGCCAACTCATCCATGGTCGTGTACACCCAAACTATTTCCCAATCCCCTGAAAGAGAACCCAACAAGCCTAGAGATAGTTTTACTATCCCAAGGATACTATCCACACCTCCACTGAAGTGACAATCCAATTCTACAAAGCTAAAGAAGTTAGACCAAGGGTACTGACTTCTTAGACCATACCACATACATATAAAGCTTTTGGTGTAGAGATATACCAAATATTGATTAATGATATAATAAAGTTCATAATCATAcccctttctcaaaaaaagaaaaacaaggttCATACCCCCCACAAAATCCCACTCATAATAGACTAACAtaatttttcactattttttttaaaattgttattagattatgagttattttctaaaaagcattttctataaaactattttatttttcaatgtttggtagcaactttaaatgagttgaaaaacaacctcctaacttcccttatttagcttaatgtgagatagagttgttttccaaaaaaattaatggaaaacaatctctaaaaataagccatactttttatgttgaccaaagatagttttcctttgactcatctttttttaagttaccaaacactagaaaataaggaaaactatctttacacaagattttccattgaaacaaacggagcataTGAGACCAtcattctaatttctaatagaCAAGACATTAATTCCTTTATTATTAGAAGGGTGTTATTAGACCCctcgttttttctttttctttttgggtacaTGTAACTCAACTAAAGCATTAGGGTCATCAAacatagtaatttttttttttttttaataggtagagtttagttaaaaattaatttggttGTTGTAATCTCTAGTTACAactaataatagaaaaatgacacgtaccaccgcgcacccttggtgcgatggtcactctacaagtataagtgcttgtagggtgtggggggcaagggctagggttcaagtctccaagaggaagtttcatacacatatacacttagattatgttagagtgaaaattctatcttataattatgtgcaatgcacataactctcttaaaataatttgtgtatgccttaataaaaaattgtattcaATTATTAAAGCATGCTTTAGTAAGGAACACATATCTTAGATTATAGACAAATTTGTagctaatttttatctttcttttatatatatatatatatatattgagcaAAATCACGAGGATTTCGGCCTTTCTATTGAAAACTAGCTTTTCAAGGAGGATGGAGGCCTTTATAACATCTCAAGATGAAAAgggtaaattattttttttcctgcccAAATGTTTATCCGCAGAGAAGTGTCTGGCACAGGTACATTGATTTAATTATCAATTAGAATCAGACTacgcaattaaaaaaaaaaaaaagaactaaaagaaAACTTATCAAACCTTTTAACGATATCTTGTGCAAAAATTAGAACTCATCAAATCAATAAGAATCTTTctttgttatcaaaaaaaaaaactttattcgCTGAATCAATCAGAATCTTGCTATTTATATATGAGTAGTAACATACCGAACATAATTATAGCTATAAACTCTTTGTTATAATGGGAGACCTTTTCCCCCTCCCataaattgagaaaacaaaaacccacttctttttcattcacaaatattattattattgattaaaaattaaattgacttTTGCCACGTTACTAGTAGATTATTATAATTAAACACAAGTTGTCACCtgtagaataaaataattgtataataaccaataacttttttttttgtttattgtatgCCCTAGCCTGGACCTAGAGTTCACAATGCCATATAATTATAAAGACCAAAATATCAGCTAGgaaaattttttcaagaaaacaaTTAgcaccttctcaaaaaaaaaaaacaattagcaAAATTGTGTTAAAGTTTGACAATAAATTCTAACACaaacatattaaataaaaataatgctaaGAGCTTTGTGGATCAAATGCTTAATTAATTTGTTGGCACTTTGTAGTGTTATCATAAGAGAcatttgaattattaaaaaaattgtatttatatGTGTGTAATGCAAATCTTCAACTATTGTATTATAGGTCCTATTAATACGTGCCCTTTGGTAGGGGTATAGAGTGGGGCCCAAGGCCCttgactttttcaaaaaatgtctTTCCCCTCTATTTATTGAGTCCAATCTTAtgtcaaaaattcaaaattttgaataaattttttgaatgattttttaaaaagtataaatactatttaatttattgttgtctcatttattttccttttaacatTGACCTTTTGTCATATAGTATAAGTCATTAATGAGCATTTAAGTACAGGTTTATAAAAAGAAGTTTCTTAAGTTGTAACTCTTTTGTTAATAAACAactttaagaaagttttaatataatttttatgaaaattataaaatagaaaaaatagaaaaaaaatttattttttttttcttctttcataaaaatgttttaaaaatatttttctaa
Coding sequences within:
- the LOC142611971 gene encoding uncharacterized protein LOC142611971, whose amino-acid sequence is MGFNERATIEECEKVLEILNMYEQASGQKVNKNKTALFFSKCTPREMRHEIKVAIGVPEIMQYERYLGLPSFVGKGEKVSFNYIKEKIWRKLQGWEGKLLSEAGYRFLKEEAEMEVTNQVPPL